The nucleotide sequence TATTCGCTGCCGTGTCTAATGTGCCCACTACTACTCCTTGGAATTTTTCGATCGCATTAATCATGATTTTTGCCAATTTATTTGCTTTCATCGTGGGTTATTTTGCGATTCAAAAAACAGGGCAAGGTCCCAGTTTACCGCTTCCTCAACTGGCTTCTAAAAAAAGCTTTGGTCTTCCTGAACTCTTAGCAACCGCTAGTTTTGGCCATATCCTAGGTGCAGGAATCATCCTAGGTTTATCTAGCTCAGGTATCCTCTAAATAACAAGCATTGGGCGGAATCTTTTCCGCCCCCTAAACCAGTCGCATCCGTAATTATCTGGCTGAAGTCTAGGACATAAAAGTCGAAGAACGAACCTTAATGCCAATTTCGATTTTTCCATTGCCGAGCATATCCACCCCGGCAACACTAAACATATTAGCTTTAACACCCATTTTTTTAAAATTAGTTTGCAGTTCTTCTATCATTACTTTTTCGATTTTGGCCTCATCATCAGCCACAGCATGGAGAACTTTAGCACCAAGAGAGCCTATGTGCTGTTTAATTAACTCTTCCACATTGGTAATTTCGATAATAATCATGAGTTTTTTTGATTAAGGTTATTAAATACAGCTTACAAAGGCGGATATTGTCTGCTTATGGGCGTTTGCCCGGATTACCAGGACCCGGCATTTTTTTGAGAGGAAGTTCAGGAGAAACAGCACCGGTAGGAGACGCTTTTTGGTTCATCTGTTGTCGTCCCTTACGAACAATGGTAAGCATTTCGGCCAATTGTTGCTCAAGATTAGAAAAAATATTATCAGCATAATCAAAAGCCCCATCTTCAATATCATGACATTCAGCTAAGGCTTGTTGACGTATTTGCTGAAGTTCCTGTTCGGCTGTACGGCGCATCTGCTCAATTTCAGTAATGGTTTTTTCTTGAACCTCTTCGCATTCCTGCTGTACCTGTTGTCTAATTTGACTGGCTTGTCGTTCAGCCTGCTGTATAATTCCGGTTTCGTCTAAGATTTGAGCGGCTCGTTGTTGAGCAGATTGAACAATCTGTTTAGCATAATCCTGTGCTTCTAGGATAATTTCTTCCTCTTGCTCGAGTAAAGCTTGAGCTTTTTTGATCGACTCTGGCAAGCTATCACAAATCATTTCGATTTGATCTAACAATTTATCTTCATTAATTAATCGTAATCTCGTGAAAGGAATCTGAGAACTTTCGGTCATGATGATTTCTTGTAGTCGTTCGAGTTCTTGGAGAATCTCAAAATCGACTTCATGACGACGGGGAGCTTCTTTGGGCTGATTTTTGGGAGAAGGACTACGGGAGGAAGAGTTTCGGCGTGACATGGGCAAAGAATGGGGGCTTAAATTGGACATATTGAGTAATTTAACTGTAATATAGCGCGATGTCCCGAGCGACATTTTCAGGAACTAAATGAGAAACTGAGCCACCGAATTTAGCAATTTCTTTGACAATGCTACTACTTAAAAAGCTATATTCTTTGGCCGTTGCTAAAAATACTGTTTCTATCCCATCCCAGAGAGTGACGTTAGTGTGAGCCATTTGGAGTTCTTTTTCAAAATCAGAAAGCACCCTTAACCCTCTCAGCAAAACATTAGCCTTTCGTAATTTAGCATATTCCACTGTTAATCCTGTAAAACTGTCTACTTCTACATTGGTTAGATGTTGAGTACATTGGCGGATTTGCTCAACTCGTTTTTCTACGGGAAACAGAGGGTTTTTGTTCGGATTGCATGATACCGTGACGATGACACGCTCAAATAATTGCCCGCCTCGTGTGATGATATCCAAATGTCCTAAAGTAATGGGATCGAAACTACCGGGGTAAATCGCTATCACAGGTTTGATAAAGCACTTTCAAGTTTTATCTGTGTGTTATTATTTCTTGCCGCGCTCCTTTTAGGCAAGGGGGAAATTTCCCGCTAGAAGCACTTAGAAATGGGGAATAAGCTTATAAATAAAAGAAACAACCCTTTTTTAAGCTTAATTATCTTAAAAACTTCACTAACCCATCCACTAGCTATGGCTCTAGGGCTAATGAGTTAACCGCTAAGTATTTACTTGAATTTTATAAGCTGATAGTTTCCTTTTGGGTTTTTAAACTGGTGCAGGGCTACCAAGGAAGTTGAGAATAAACTGCCTCAGAAATGGCAGGGATTTCAGGATACAACCCTCTTCCTGACTGAATTATGCCAAAGATACAGGCTGTTAGAGTTCCTAAAAAGATAGTATTATTTAAAGTCAAAATAAATAAACTATTATCAACTAAAATTTGACCCAAAAACTGCAAAATCAAACTACATAATATTAAAGCAATATCTATTAAAATTGCTTGTAAAGTATTAAAGCGAATAAAACGATTGACCCGTTCATTTCTGACTACAGCAAAAAACAAAACAAAGAAGATAATTAATCCGCCAAAGGGAAGGCTATAATACAAAGAAATTAGAGGGGATAAAGGGAGATAAATTAATCCTAAAAAGGGAATCTGCTTCAGCAAAGAGATGCCAAAGGGTAAAGCATAAATCAAAGGCAGTATATAAACCAAGGCCGATAGTATGCGATCTTTAACCTCTGCCGTTGCTGGTGTTGTCATGCTTTAACTCTCCTGTTGATTGTATACAAACACTTAAAGTTTATAATAGCAAGTTGATTGAATAATCACTGTCTCCTTTTGAAAATTTTATTTCTCTGTTTTAAGATCAGGATTTGGGGCAAAGGAGTGTAATCCTAATTTTCTCTAATACTGCATCTAATGGCTCATCCAGTGGTGCCGAGTGCTACCCCCTAGCTCTCTTTAGTTAACGGCGGGGTTGAAAATAACGGGAAAACCCAAAGTCTTCAAACTCCCCCAAAAGAGAGATTATGGCGAATCATAGTTTCTGGCTCCATAACCTCCAATTTGAACCCTAGTACCCCGTTGACCGTTTAAAATCTCTGCTCCATCCTCTAACTTTCCAATACCAGCGTAACCTCCTGTAGCCTCCACAAACCGACAAGCGGCTTCAACTTTTGGCCCCATAGAACCGGCAGCAAAATGCTCTTGTCTGAGGGCAGTTGAGGTAACTTCTCGTAACAGTTGAGCCTCTGGAGTCCCCCAATGGTGATAAACTCCCTCTACATCAGTCAACAGTAACAAAGCATCAGCCTTGAGGTTGATAGCCAAAAGGGCAGCAGCTAAGTCTTTATCAATAACGGCCTCAATGCCGCCAATCGCGCCGCCAGGGGTGATCATCACTGGAATTCCCCCTCCCCCGGCACACACCACCAACGCCCCAACTTCCACCAATAAGCGGATGGTCGCTAATTCTAGAATCTGTTTCGGTTCTGGAGAAGGTACCACGCGACGATATCCGTCCCCATCGGCACAAATGGCCCATCCCCTCTGTGCGGCTAACTGTTGTGCTTCGGTTTTTAAATAAACTGGCCCGATAGGTTTTGTCGGTTGGCTAAAAGCACTATCGTGAGGGTCCACTGCGATTTGAGTTAATAAGGTCACTACCTGTCGGTCTTTGAGATGGTTCCGTAATTCTTGTTCGAGAAGATAACCGATCATTCCCTCGGTTTGAGCATCGAGAACATCGAGAGGATAGGGGTTTACCCCCTTATAAGCTTCGGCCTGTAGAGCGAGTAATCCCACTTGGGGACCGTTTCCATGAGTGACAACTACGGTATGATTTTCGGCAATTTCGGCGATGACGGCGGCGGCGGTTTGAATATTCTGCCGTTGCACCTCGGCTTCTAGGGGTTGCCCCCGTTTTAAGAGGGCATTACCCCCAAGTGCTATGACAACGCGCATAGCTCCCTCCCCATTAAAGCCTGACGAATCAAAAATTGTTCCACTAAATTGCTTAATTTTGGCTGTCCCACTTCGGCAAATTCGTAATGAGCGCGAATAATGGGCTTATTGACTTGGATTAAGTTAACGAGGTTACTGGGGGTAGCCGCTACCACTACGTCGGCCTCAGCGCGGTTGATGGTTTCTTCTAAAGCTTTTAATTGAGTGGCAGAATAACCCATCGCCGGCAAGACTCGACCTATATGGGGGTAAGCATGATAAACCTCTGCTATTTCTGGCACGGCATAGATTCGAGGGTTAATAATTTCTTTGGCGGCGGCGCGAGTGGCGGCTACATAACCGGCTCCATAAGCCATTCCTCCATGAGTGGTAGTGGGTCCATCTTCTACGACTAATACTCGGCGGTCTCTGACGGCTTCTGGGTCTTCTAAGGCGATAGGAGATGCAGCCCTAACAATAGTGGCTTTGGGGTTTACCATCTGAACGGCTTCTTGGACTTTTTGAATATCCGCATCGGCGGCTGAGTCCACTTTGGCAATCACCACAATATCGGCCATGCGTAACACCACTTCTCCCGGATGATGGGTGGTTTCATCTCCAGGCCGCAGAGGATCGACTAAAACCAAATGAAGGTCCGGGCGAATGAAAGGAAAATCATTATTTCCGCCATCCCATAGGATAATATCGGCTTCTGAAGCCGCTTGTTCGATAATTAAACCATAGTCAACCCCGGCATAGACAATATTGCCCATATCGATGTGAGGTTCATATTCTTCTCTTTCTTCGATGGTACAATTAGCGCTGTTTAGGTCTTCATGGGTAGCAAAATGCTGAACCATTTGCTTTTCTAAGGACCCATAGGGCATGGGATGCCGAATGACGGCGACTTTTAATCCTTGATGCCGCAGCAGTTTAGATAACCAACGGGCTGTTTGAGATTTCCCGCAACCTGTACGCACGGCTGAGACAGCAATAACAGGGACTTGCGCTGATAACATGGTTCGTTCGGGGCCGAGTAAGAGAAAATCTGCCCCCGCAGATAGGGACCTTGAGGCTAGGTGCATGACTTCAGCGTGGGTTAAGTCACTGTAGGAAAAGACTACCTGATCGATTTTTTCTCGTTTGATCAGGTTTTCGAGTTCGCTTTCTTCAAAAATGGGGATACCGTCAGCATACAGAGAACCGGCTAAACAGGGAGGATAGCGACGCTTGGCGATGCCTGAGATTTGGGCGGCGGTAAAGGCCACCACTTCCACGAGGGGGTTATCTCGATAAACTTGGTTGAAGTTATGAAAATCTCGACCTGCCGCTCCCATGATGATCAGCCGCTTACGCATTGGTTTATTATTCATTTGTCATCCTCCGATTATTAAATTGTTGCTTCTGAAGTTCCCTATTGATGGCAAAATTCACTCCTGAATGGAATTGAACCCGCTTGAATTTTGATGATGATAATTTTTGACTTTTTCGGGGTTTTTCGTCACAAAAATTAATAAATTTTATCTTGATCCCTATGTATCTATTCTCATTATAAACCCCTGAACAGTAAATAAGACCCCTTTTCCCTTCGGCGGGGTTTACAATAAGTGGAACGGTTAATCAATACCAGCGACAACAGAAGTTAAACGGGTTGGTCGTTGAGTAAACTTTCTACCACTCGATTTAACCCTACAGAATTGGACGCTTTAAATAAAATGCGATCACCGGGTTTGATCATTTCCTGTAGCTGTTGGACTAATGCTTGATGGGTTTGCCAACACTGGGTGGTCACCCCATCAGCACCGACAGCAATTTCTTGGGCTTGTGGATCATCAGTTAATACTAATAAATGATCGATATTTAGCCGCTTAACGGTTTCTCCCACCTGGCGATGAAATTGAGGCGAGTGATCGCCAAGTTCTTTCATGGTGCCTAAAACGGCGATGTGGCGTTGCCCTGGGGTTTGTTTGAGTAATTCGAGGGCGGCTATCATGGATTCTAATCCAGCATTATAGGTTTCATCGAGAAGGAGGACATCATTGGGGAGTTGATGACGACGTGAGCGCCCACTGGGTAAATTTACGGTTAAGCCTTCTGTTAAGGGAGTCCAGTCGAGGTTAAGCACTTTTGCCACTGCTAGGGCTGCAAGGTAATTAAGGGCATTATGCCGTCCGGGTATGGGTAGGGGAAAATTGATGCCTTCTACTCTCAAGGTTTGAGCATCAATCAGTTGCCCGACTAAATCTCCTCCTTCTAAGCCATAAGTCAGGGTTTCTCCTTGCCAAACCTTGTGAGCGGTTTCTATTAATAGAGGATTATCATGATTGAGAATCGCTATGGTATCAGGTGACATCTGTTCGAGTAGCTCACATTTGGCGGCGGCGATCGCTTCGGTTGATCCGAGTCGTCCAATATGAGCGGTTCCCACATTAGTAATGATACCTAGGGTCGGGCGGGCGATTTCGGTTAATAAGGCTATTTCTCCTTTGGCTCGCATTGCCATTTCAATTACTGCATAATCATGGCTTTTATCCAATTCTAATAAAGTTTTGGGAACGCCAATTTCATTATTATAATTTGCTCTAGTTTTATGGACTTTTCCTCTCTGTGATAAAACTGCCGCTATCAATTCTTTAGTTGTTGTTTTGCCTACTGACCCCGTTACAGCAATGACTGGAATGGTCAATTGATTGCGCCACCAATGAGCAATTTTTTGATAAGCATTCAAAGTATCTTTAACAATAAACTGAGGTATATTCTTAGAAGCAATTACGGGAACCTCTCTATCGACAATGATAGCAATCGCGCCTTTTTCCACCGCTATTTCAGTGAATTCATATCCGTCAAAATTCTTTCCCCGTAAGGCTACAAAAATTTCACCATCACTAATTTCACGACTATCAGTGGTGATTCCGGTTACCGTTTTTTCAGAAAATATAGCAAGTAAATTAGTTTCTGGTAATTCAAGGATATTACTGAGTTGCTTCAAAGAAATTTGACTGAGCATATAAGGTATGATTACTGAATTAAATCTACAAAAGGGTTGAATGTTAGTTTTTTTTAAAGGAGTGATCTAGATCACATACAAAAATGATTTAAAAAGTTATTTTAGAGATTACAATATCTTGATATATTAGCTATAATAAAGTAAAGGGTGACTCTGGCATAGAGTAACCATTGTCCCATAAATTGGGGTAATGTGATCATTGAGTGATCATTAACAAACCAGCTAACTTAGAGAGTTGGGACCTCAAGAGGCAAGACAAACAAGCTATAGAATATTAAGGAATGAGGGTTGGGGAAGCATCAATGATAAACGTTCATTGGAGGATAGTCAATCGATTAAACCACAAGAGTGTAGAACTTGTTCCACGCGCGAGTCAGTTACGATTAACTATCTTACAGCCCCAATATAGAGCCGGTTAACAAAGGAGGGCTGATTAAAATGTCAGTATCTACTCATAAATTTGAGGATAGACAATCTAGACAACAGGAGCAACTCCTATACGATTATCTACTAGGTCGAGTACAAACTGATACTCCTGAGAATTTGCTCGAGGAGTTTCGAGAGTTATTTATTGAAGGCAGGGGCTTTCGAGAAGCTCAAGTTTACACGGCGCTGGAAAATCTCATTAAAGCTAAAGATGCACAAGAGCGGTTTTATTATTGCTTTAATCGTTGCTGCCACATTCTGGTTAACCGTTGGCAAATGCTGCCGCAGCATCAGCAAGCTATTCCAGAATTAGTTAAATTATTAGAGAATTTAGTCCCAGCGCGGCAAGGAGTCTCGACGACACCAAACCGGTTGCGGTTGTTGGTAAAGGAATTTACCCTCTCGGATGACTATATTAAGTTAGAGCGTTTAGCTCGTATCATTGATAATAAAGGTAAAACGAATAATTCCATTGGGACTTTAATTAATCGTTATCCTTATTTATATGACCATTGTTTGCTCAGTGACGAAAGCTCCCAAGAACACCAGCAAACGGTACGACAAATTAAACGTAAGATCGAGAAAAATTATGAAATTAATCTGTCTCGATATGTGACTTATCAGGTCAGAATGGCTCAATTGGCTAGAAGAAACGAATTGTCGTCTGAAAGCGCAGGATTGATTCAGCCGGTTAAAAATCCGACTTTGTTAAGTGATAGAGAATTGAGTAAATCACTCAAACAATATGTAGGAACGGTGGAAGGAGGTTACACTTATAAAAGTTTATCACAAAATTTTATAACTCATACCAATTTTACGCCCAATTATCAAGCGTTTAAAGATGATTTATATGAATATTTAGTTTCTTCTTTTGAGAATCGTCGAGGGAAATTTCCGCAAAAATTATACCAGATTATTCAAAATACTTTATCTGAATGTAATCGTCAAAAACCGAATGAGTTTCTGATGTTGCGGACTTCGAGTCAGCTATTAAATTATTTAGTGGTTGACAGTGCCCAAAATCCTCAGCATTATGTTTTTATTGATCTGATTACTAATATGGGGGTAACGGGGACGATTGGATTATTATTAAAATTGATTTTAATTTGTAAAAAGGTTAAGCCCTATTTAGAAAAGCGTTTTTCAATTTTGTTTAATCATTATGAAGGTTTTGCGACAGATGGCGCACCTTGGTTAGTGAAAACTTTAGAAAATCTTCAGCTTGCTTTTAGTCTGAATTTTGGTAAAGTGGATATTTCTAGTTTACAACAACTTAAGAGTCGTTGAGGTTAGGAAAAAGCGAATAGGACAAGGTAGAAAACCGTTGTTACGGTTTATTTTTGTGCGAAAAGTTAGCTCAATTGAGGGGGATTGAGGTAATATTTTCAAAACGGTAACCAGATTAACCATAAAAAATCCTTGAGCCGGATATTCTGATCTATAGAAGAACCAATTAGAGTTTTAGCGTGATAGGCAGATGATGAGGGATATTTTTATATTTTCCCTTTTATCTGCCCTTAACTCTTGTTTTTGACTTTTGGGCGATAGTAGGGGTTAATATAACTATTCCCCTACTTTTACCCTAATACTATAACAAGCACCCTCGAAAAAACCGATCTAAAACTTAATTTCCCTGACTCATTGTCCAGCCTAATCTAGTTGGTTGCTCATAAACTTTTTTAAGAGTATTAATATCCCGTACAGAAATGGGCGGCGGGTTACGAACCTGAGAAAAGTATAACGCATCGGTTTCTACGGGACTGTGCCCCCAAATACCCAAAGCATGACCTAATTCATGCCGCACTGCTGATAAGATCAATTCCTGACTTAAATTAGGACTAATTTGAATCGTCATGCGATGGCACAAAATCGGGGGATTATCTGCTCGAATATACAACTTATAATCGGTTTGGGCTGATCTGGCCCGAGGAATTTCTAATTTACCGGTTTCGGGGTTGATCTTTGCCCCCAGAGAAGGATTATCGCGCTTGATGATAATATCTGCTGATTCCTCCTGTTGAATCTCAATTAAAGGTAAATATTGATTCCACTCGGTGATCGCCTGCTTCACTAACTCTGCCCATTGCTCAAAGCGGCGCTTTGCCGCAGAATGATCACCAGAGAGGTTAGGCTGGTCCCAATACACTTTAATGGGAAACTCTGACCAAATTAAAGACCCTACAGGGGTTGATTCCATCAAAGAAAAATAATCGCCGCTATTTTGGCTATCGTTCCAGTTTTTTAGGGTAAGAGGTAAAGGATGAGCCTGTAAAGGCGGTAAAGATACCTCAGAGTCCTTAGCCTCTCCTCTTGGCAACCCGAATAAACCCACCGTAATTATGGCGATCACCAAGAAGAAGACAAGGGAATTAACAGACACAAGTCGTCTCATCCGGATGAGAAGCATTAACCACTAGGGGTACTCTCTAACCAACCTGCACTAAGGACAATGGTTAAAGCGATAAAAAGACTACTTAGAGTCCAAGTAATTTGGTTGAGGGTTTTTTCGGCTGATTTAGCGCTGGTAAACAGTTGAGCTTGTCCACCGATGCCGCCGAGTCCATCGCCTTTAGGGCTGTGTAATAATACCAGAACAATTAGCAAACCGGCACATAATGCCCAAATAATTTTAACGATCTGTACAATATTCATCTAAACGTTACCCCAAAGTTAATGATCTCATTATCCACTGCTTAGAGGGAAATTCGCACCGGTGTGCGATTGGTTTTTACATCAATCTCTGCCGGCACAATCAACGACTTACCCGTCATATTTTCGGGTTTAGGTAATTGTAAAATATCTAGGATAGTTGGGGCAATATCGGCTAACCGTCCATCATCTCGCAAGGTAACATGACCGCCATGGCCGGGGATTTTTCGTTTTTCCCCTTCTACCAAGATAAACGGTACTGGGTTAGTGGTATGAGCCGTCCAAGGATTTCCTTCTTCATCGCGCATATACTCAGCGTTTCCGTGATCAGCGATAATGATCGCCGTTCCTCCCATTTTATGGATGCTGTTTAATAACTGTCCCAGACATTGATCGACTTTTTCAATGGCTTTAGCAGCCGCTTCAATATTGCCCGTATGCCCTACCATATCCGGGTTAGCATAGTTCATCACCACTAAAGAATAAATCCCTTTTTCAATAGCGGCGCAAGCGGTATCTGTAACAGCTTGGGCAGACATTTCTGGGGCTAGATCATAAGTCGCTACCATTGGACTTTGAATTAATTCGCGATCTTCGCCTTCAAAGGGTTTTTCGAGTCCACCGTTAAAAAAGTAGGTCACGTGGGGATATTTTTCGGTTTCTGCGGTGCGGAATTGACGCAGGCCATGGTTAGCGATCACTTCTCCGAGAATGTTAGTCAGGTTTTGGGGTTCAAAGGCCACCTGAACGGGTAACTTGGGGTCGTATTGAGTAAAAGTGACAAAACTGAGGGGTTGAATCAGTTTGCGCTCAAATCCGTCAAAATTTGGCATAGTGAACGCATAACACAACTGTCTGGCGCGATCAGGACGGAAGTTATAGAAAATAATGCCATCTCCGGATTCTACTGCACCCGGAGCAACTCGAGTGGGTAGAATAAACTCATCTGTAATATCTTTCGCGTAGGAGTCTTTGAGAATTTGTAGGGCCGTTCGTCCATCTCCGGGTCCGTCTTGTGTCAGGAGATCATAAGCTTTTTTCACGCGGTCCCAACGGCGATCTCGGTCCATGGCATAATAGCGGCCACAGATAGTAGAAATCCGTCCGATGCCGATTTTATCGATATGTGCTTGAATTTGGGCAATCGCTTTTACGCCTTCGTTAGGGTTGGTATCTCGTCCATCGGTGATCGCATGAACACAGACATTTGAGATAGATTGTAATTTAGCCAAGTCTAACAATCCCAGTAAATGACACAAATGGGAATGCACACCGCCTTCTGAACACAACCCAATCAGATGTAATTTTCCCCCTCTAGCTTTTACTTCTTGACAAAGGTTCACTAATGCCGGATTGTGGAAAATAGAACCATCCTCAACGGCATCAGTAATCCTTACTAATTCTTGTGGCACAATCCGTCCGGCACCTATATTAAGGTGTCCTACTTCTGAGTTCCCCATTTGACCCTCTGGCAGTCCAACGTCTTTGCCGGAGGTACGAATCAAAGTTCTGGGATAAACTTCCCAGAGACTATCCATAATTGGGGTATTAGCAACCGCGATGGCGTTGTTTTCTGTGGCTTCTCGATAACCCCAGCCATCTAGTATAACTAGCACCACAGGAGCTATAGGTGCGTGTGCCATGATTGTTACCCTACCAGTTTTTTTGCTTTGCACATTGATGATACCATTGACTTCTTGTTAGAGTCTAATTTTTGGGTATGGATCTTTAGATTGTTCAGTTCTCCCGGTTTTTTGGCTGCCGCTCACTTTCAGGAATTTCAGACTTTTCAGCAAATTTGTCACCAAAAATGAAAACCCCCTCGGAATTTAGAGGGGATTGCTGTTTTTTCTCTTGACTCCTAGGGAACTAAGCAAGAATCCTTATAGCACCATCGGAGTAAGGTCACGCCTAATAGGAGTTTACAGGCTTCTAATATCCAATAACTCCATTGCATGGGGAGCATCACTCCACTCATGGGGTTGATGGGATCGAACTGGTTTAACTGTAGTCCTAATCCGCTCATATAAGGAGTTAGAATATAGGTATAAATTAGGGCAATGATTAACAGAAATGCTGATAGAATAATTGACCAGGTTTCGTGAGAATGAGTTAAGGTATGATGGCGGCGGAATACTAAAATCCCGCTTAAAACTACGGCAGCGCACAATAATTCGAGACGATTGAAAACCCCAAAAATGAGATAACCAGCACTAGCAAATCCTTTAGTAGCCATCATTCCCGATGCTGATAAACCGGGCATGATCACTAAATCGAGAACAATACTGGCACTGAGCCAAAATCCTAAGACGAACATCACTAGGATAGGCCAATTAATTTGGTTTAAGCCCCGTTCAGAATATGTATTCATAAATGTCCTTACGATGCTTTTCTACTTTTTTATTTTACGATTTTTCCAGACAGAGCTTAACAGCTATTCTCGATTTTGATACGTAACTTTACAATGTAAGAGAATGTCATACTAAATTTTTGTCTTTTTTGTTAAGCTTTGTAAATAAAATTAGACAAAAAACTGATAAGGTGGTAATCAGGGAGTATTGCTCAAAGAAGTATTTATGTTATCTTCTAAAAAAGTAAAAGTCCATTACAGTTGATCAAAAGTCCATTACAGTTGATCAAATGAGAGGAAAATTATGTTAAAAAATCTAGATAGAATTACCTTCGATCCAAAAATCATGGCAGGAAAAGCTTGTATTAGAGGAATGCGTGTGCCAGTTTCTTTAATCGTTAATTTAGTAGCCAATGGAAAATCTGAAGCCGAAATTATTGAAGACTATCCTTATATTGAACCTGAAGATATTAGACAATCACTCCTCTATGCGGCTTGGTTAACTGAAGAACGAGTAATTCCCTTAAAACCTATTAATGAAGGCAACTTAGTCAAATGAAATTTTTAGCTGATATGGGGATTTCTCCTCGTACT is from Gloeothece verrucosa PCC 7822 and encodes:
- a CDS encoding DUF4149 domain-containing protein is translated as MNTYSERGLNQINWPILVMFVLGFWLSASIVLDLVIMPGLSASGMMATKGFASAGYLIFGVFNRLELLCAAVVLSGILVFRRHHTLTHSHETWSIILSAFLLIIALIYTYILTPYMSGLGLQLNQFDPINPMSGVMLPMQWSYWILEACKLLLGVTLLRWCYKDSCLVP
- a CDS encoding DUF433 domain-containing protein — translated: MLKNLDRITFDPKIMAGKACIRGMRVPVSLIVNLVANGKSEAEIIEDYPYIEPEDIRQSLLYAAWLTEERVIPLKPINEGNLVK